The following are encoded together in the Anopheles nili chromosome 3, idAnoNiliSN_F5_01, whole genome shotgun sequence genome:
- the LOC128722639 gene encoding electron transfer flavoprotein-ubiquinone oxidoreductase, mitochondrial, whose translation MSRNILNIAKYTRTILGRQQRRCYSEASAQFPKITTHYTIHSRDKDPRWAEVDMERFVDEADILIVGGGPAGLSAAIRAKQLAAEKGQELRVCLVEKAAEVGGHILSGACLDPVALNELIPDWKEQEAPLNTPVTHDKFSYLTESGKLPIPIFPGWPMDNRGNYVVRLGHVVAWLGQQAEALGVEIYPGTAAAELLFHEDGSVKGIATGDVGIGKDGAPKDTFARGMELHAKTTIFAEGCRGHLSKQLMTRFGLNAENDPQTYGIGLKEVWEIKPENHKPGLVEHTIGWPLDKNTYGGSFLYHLNEPTPLVAVGFVIGLDYVNPYLSPFQEFQRFKTHPKVRGTFEGGSRIAYGARALNEGGFQSIPKLTFPGGCLVGCGAGFMNVPRVKGSHYAMKSGMLAAESACEAVFSGATQEKTGLEPKDYSERIKESYVWKDLYKVRNSRPSFHTGLGLFGGVAYSGFSILVGGREPWTLHHGSPDHTRLKPAKECKPIEYPKPDGKLTFDLLSSVALTGTNHEGDQPAHLTLKSDTVPVKNNLTIYDGPEARFCPAGVYEYVPNDEGGNMKLQINAQNCIHCKTCDIKDITQNINWVVPEGGGGPAYNGM comes from the exons ATGTCGCGGAACATCCTAAACATTGCCAAGT ATACCCGAACAATACTCGGTCGCCAGCAGAGACGATGCTATTCGGAAGCCTCGGCACAATTCCCTAAAATCACCACCCACTACACGATACATTCCCGCGACAAAGATCCGCGATGGGCAG AGGTCGACATGGAACGTTTCGTCGACGAGGCGGATATCTTGATCGTGGGTGGAGGTCCGGCAGGATTATCGGCCGCCATTCGTGCGAAGCAGCTAGCAGCCGAAAAGGGACAAGAGCTGCGCGTTTGCTTGGTAGAAAAGGCAGCTGAAGTCGGAGGACACATTTTGTCCGGAGCTTGTCTCGATCCCGTCGCGCTGAACGAGCTCATCCCGGACTGGAAAGAGCAGGAAGCTCCCCTCAATACTCCCGTGACGCATGACAAATTCTCCTACCTCACTGAGTCGGGCAAGCTGCCGATTCCAATTTTCCCAGGATGGCCAATGGACAACCGGGGGAACTATGTGGTACGATTGGGACATGTCGTCGCCTGGCTAGGACAGCAGGCGGAAGCTCTTGGGGTGGAAATCTACCCCGGAACGGCTGCTGCCGAATTGCTGTTCCACGAGGATGGTTCCGTGAAAGGGATCGCCACGGGAGACGTGGGAATCGGTAAGGATGGCGCCCCGAAGGACACGTTCGCCCGCGGCATGGAGTTGCACGCCAAAACGACCATCTTCGCGGAGGGTTGCAGGGGACACTTGTCGAAGCAGTTAATGACACGCTTCGGCCTAAACGCAGAGAATGACCCACAAACGTATGGTATCGGGTTGAAGGAGGTGTGGGAAATTAAACCCGAAAACCACAAGCCTGGCCTGGTGGAACACACAATCGGCTGGCCACTGGACAAAAACACCTACGGTGGATCGTTCCTGTATCACTTGAATGAACCGACACCATTGGTCGCGGTGGGGTTCGTTATCGGGCTAGATTACGTCAACCCATACCTCAGTCCGTTCCAGGAGTTCCAACGGTTCAAAACGCATCCGAAGGTACGTGGCACGTTCGAGGGTGGCAGCCGGATTGCGTACGGAGCGCGTGCCTTGAACGAGGGCGGTTTCCAGAGCATCCCTAAGCTTACCTTCCCGGGAGGATGTCTCGTGGGGTGTGGTGCCGGTTTTATGAACGTGCCCCGCGTCAAGGGCAGCCATTATGCGATGAAGAGTGGCATGCTGGCCGCCGAAAGTGCCTGCGAGGCTGTCTTTTCCGGTGCTACTCAAGAAAAGACTGGCCTGGAGCCGAAAGATTACTCAGAACG CATAAAGGAATCATACGTCTGGAAGGATCTCTATAAGGTGCGTAACTCACGACCCAGTTTCCACACGGGGCTTGGCCTGTTCGGTGGGGTGGCGTACAGTGGCTTCAGCATTCTCGTCGGAGGCCGCGAACCGTGGACGTTGCATCACGGTTCGCCAGATCACACTCGCCTGAAGCCCGCGAAGGAGTGCAAACCAATCGAATACCCGAAACCGGACGGTAAGCTAACGTTCGATCTGTTGTCGTCCGTCGCGCTTACTGGCACTAACCACGAGGGCGACCAACCGGCACATCTCACCCTGAAAAGCGATACCGTGCCCGTGAAGAATAATCTCACCATCTATGACGGTCCGGAGGCTCGGTTCTGCCCTGCCGGTGTATACGAATACGTGCCGAACGACGAGGGCGGCAACATGAAGCTACAGATTAACGCACAAAATTGCATCCACTGCAAGACGTGCGACATCAAAGACATTACACAGAACATCAACTGGGTGGTTCCGGAGGGTGGCGGCGGCCCGGCGTACAACGGAATGTGA
- the LOC128726009 gene encoding vesicle transport protein USE1: protein MGSKLEINIRSLIAQCEEIVTENKNDWRLKKYIRSLDVMVQELEEQYDGTENSLVQEYQSRCAELKQSANYIEPALDEKLRLRMKPKATDVAGDDVVREVRQLHDQKFEKELRSELFNGNFSTIRRRAGQKVAENLEQTVKQYSDEQEKLAEDMLRLTRNLKEQTETANKILKKDTEVVSKSAKLTDQNTSSLMTESTKLQENSKKACKCWMWLMIVLVMVTFIFMVMFMKIMKKKVY from the exons ATGGGATCCAAATTGGAGATAAATATCCGCAGCTTGATAGCGCAGTGCGAAGAAATAGTTACCGAGAACAAGAACGATTGGCGCCTGAAGAAGTACATTCGCTCGTTAGACGTTATGGTACAGGAGCTGGAAGAACAGTATGA TGGCACAGAGAATAGTCTTGTCCAAGAGTACCAAAGTCGATGTGCTGAACTAAAACAGAGCGCGAACTACATTGAGCCTGCGTTGGATGAGAAGCTGCGGCTTCGAATGAAACCGAAGGCGACCGATGTGGCCGGAGACGACGTGGTGCGTGAGGTGCGGCAGCTCCATGatcaaaaatttgaaaagGAACTCCGCAGTGAACTGTTCAATGGCAATTTCTCGACCATTCGGCGGAGAGCCGGCCAGAAGGTTGCAGAGAACCTAGAGCAGACGGTTAAGCAATATTCGGATGAACAAGAAAAGTTGGCGGAAGATATGCTTAGG TTAACGAGAAACCTGAAGGAGCAGACTGAAACAGCTAACAAAATTCTTAAGAAAGACACTGAG GTTGTATCCAAATCCGCCAAGTTGACTGACCAAAACACTTCCTCTCTCATGACGGAATCGACCAAACTACAGGAGAACTCCaaaaaagcatgcaaatgTTGGATGTGGTTAATGATCGTTCTAGTTATGGTCACGTTTATAT TTATGGTGATGTTtatgaaaataatgaaaaagaaagtgtATTGA
- the LOC128722547 gene encoding transportin-1 isoform X2 encodes MTWEPQPDGLSQIITLLKQSQSTDNMVQRNVQMLTSEDEPTRSLSGLILKNNIRIHGTQLQPVIIEYIKQECLMALGDPSPLIRATAGILITTIANKGGLQNWPELLPTLCDMLDSQDYSVCEGAFGALQKICEDSADTLDSTDLNRPLNIMIPKFLQFFRHSSPKIRSNAIACINQFIINRNQALMVHIDTFIENLFHLSSDDDREVRKNVCRGLVMLLDVRMDRLMPHMNSIIEYMLIRTQDSDETSLEACEFWLTLAEQTICKEVLTPHLPRLVPVLVRGMKYSDIDIIILKGDVEEDEMIPDRDEDIKPRFHKSRTHTQKPSIGTGASGNDGAVRSMEGNDDDEDIDDPYDDMDDDSNLSDWNLRKCSAAALDVLANVFKDDFLPILLPILKETLFHEEWVIKESGILALGAIAEGCMNGMVTHLPELIPYLIVCLSDKKALVRSITCWTLSRYAHWVVSQPHDQYLKPLMKELLKRILDANKRVQEAACSAFATLEEEACTELVPYLGFILDTLVFAFRKYQHKNLLILYDAIGTLADSVGHHLNKPEYISMLMPPLIEKWNNLKDEDKDLFPLLECLSSVATALHSGFLPYSEPVYRRCISLVQQTLNQDLASTTSPGQFEQPDKDFMIVALDLLSGLAEGLDCYIESLVSSSNIMQLLYQCMQDSMPEVRQSSFALLGDLTKACFQHVHPHIADFLPILGHNLNPEYISVCNNATWAIGEISIKLMEDTKPYIPMVLAPLIEIINNTNTPKTLLENTAITIGRLGLVCPVEVAPSLQQFVRQWCSSLRNIRDNEEKDSAFRGMCQMITVNPVGVVPDFIFFCDAAASWMTPKKDLHDMLHKILHGFKMQVGEENWSRFVEQFPPQLSERLAVMYSI; translated from the exons ATGACGTGGGAACCGCAACCGGATGGCCTGAGCCAAATCATCACCCTGCTGAAGCAATCACAATCAACGGATAACATGGTTCAGCGAAACGTCCAGATG CTCACTTCCGAGGATGAACCAACGCGATCACTTTCGGGATTGATACTAAAAAACAACATCCGCATCCATGGCACGCAGCTGCAGCCGGTGATTATCGAGTACATCAAACAGGAATGTCTCATGGCACTCGGTGACCCATCGCCGCTGATCCGAGCCACCGCCGGCATTCTTATTACGACCATCGCCAACAAGGGCGGCCTGCAGAACTGGCCCGAACTCTTGCCGACGCTGTGTGATATGCTCGATTCGCAGGACTACAGTGTATGCGAGGGAGCGTTTGGAGCATTACAGAAAATCTGCGAGGACTCGGCCGATACGCTTGACAGCACCGACCTGAACCGCCCGTTGAACATCATGATCCCGAAGTTTCTGCAGTTCTTCCGCCACTCGAGTCCCAAGATCCGGTCGAATGCGATAGCCTGCATCAACCAGTTTATCATAAATCGAAACCAGGCGCTGATGGTTCACATCGATACCTTCATCGAGAACCTGTTCCACCTATCATCGGATGACGACCGCGAGGTGCGGAAAAATGTCTGCCGGGGATTGGTCATGTTGCTGGACGTACGCATGGATCGACTAATGCCGCACATGAACAGTATCATCGAGTACATGCTGATTCGTACACAAGACTCGGACGAAACGTCGCTGGAGGCATGTGAATTTTGGTTGACGCTTGCAGAACAAACCATTTGCAAGGAGGTCCTGACGCCACACTTGCCACGCCTcgtgccggtgctggtgcgaGGCATGAAGTACAgcgacatcgacatcatcatcTTGAAGGGAGACGTAGAGGAGGACGAAATGATCCCGGACCGCGACGAAGATATCAAGCCTCGGTTCCACAAATCTCGCACCCATACGCAAAAACCTTCGATTGGCACCGGAGCTAGCGGGAACGACGGTGCGGTACGCTCGATGGAGggcaacgatgacgacgaggacaTTGACGATCCGTATGACGATATGGATGACGATAGCAATTTGTCCGATTGGAACCTGCGAAAGTGCAGCGCGGCTGCGCTGGACGTGCTGGCCAACGTCTTCAAGGATGACTTCCTTCCTATCCTGCTGCCTATCCTCAAGGAGACACTGTTCCACGAAGAGTGGGTGATCAAGGAGAGCGGAATTTTGGCGCTAGGTGCGATCGCTGAGGGTTGCATGAACGGTATGGTGACGCATCTGCCCGAGCTTATACCGTATCTGATCGTGTGTCTCTCGGACAAGAAGGCTCTCGTGCGCTCCATCACCTGCTGGACGCTGTCGCGTTATGCGCACTGGGTCGTTAGTCAGCCCCACGATCAGTATCTAAAGCCGCTGATGAAGGAACTGCTGAAGCGCATTCTGGATGCCAACAAACGCGTCCAAGAGGCGGCCTGTTCGGCTTTTGCCACGCTGGAAGAGGAGGCATGTACAGAACTGGTGCCCTACCTGGGCTTTATATTAGACACacttgtttttgctttccgcAAGTACCAGCATAAGAATCTGCTGATCCTGTACGACGCAATCGGTACGCTGGCCGATTCTGTAGGGCACCATCTGAACAAGCCGGAATACATCAGCATGCTGATGCCACCGTTGATCGAGAAGTGGAACAATCTAAAGGACGAAGACAAAGATCTGTTCCCGCTGCTAGAGTGTCTCTCGAGCGTTGCAACGGCACTCCATTCCGGTTTCCTACCCTACTCGGAGCCGGTCTATCGCCGGTGTATTTCGCTGGTTCAGCAAACGTTGAATCAGGATCTAGCAAGCACCACCAGCCCGGGACAGTTCGAGCAGCCGGACAAGGATTTCATGATCGTCGCGTTGGATTTACTCTCTGGATTGGCGGAGGGCTTAGATTGCTACATCGAATCGCTCGTTTCGAGCAGCAACATCATGCAATTGCTTTACCAGTGCATGCAGGATTCGATGCCAGAG GTACGGCAGTCGTCTTTCGCCTTGCTCGGGGATTTGACCAAGGCTTGCTTCCAGCACGTACATCCACACATTGCAGACTTTTTACCCATCCTGGGCCACAATTTGAATCCGGAGTATATTTCAGTTTGCAACAATGCAACATGGGCGATTGGAGAAATCAGCATCAAGCTAA TGGAAGACACTAAACCGTACATTCCAATGGTGTTAGCACCTCTGATTGAAATCATTAACAACACCAACACGCCGAAGACTTTGCTGGAAAATACCG CGATAACAATTGGGCGTCTAGGTCTCGTGTGTCCCGTAGAGGTGGCCCCCTCATTGCAACAGTTTGTGCGGCAGTG GTGTTCGTCATTGCGTAACATTCGCGATAATGAGGAAAAGGATTCCGCCTTCCGTGGGATGTGTCAAATGATCACGGTCAATCCGGTCGGCGTAGTGCCcgatttcatatttttctgcGACGCCGCCGCCTCGTGGATGACTCCGAAGAAGGATTTACACGATATGCTACACAAG ATTCTTCATGGTTTCAAGATGCAAGTGGGAGAGGAAAATTGGAGCCGTTTCGTAGAGCAGTTCCCGCCGCAGTTGAGCGAACGGTTGGCTGTAATGTACAGCATCTAA
- the LOC128722547 gene encoding transportin-1 isoform X1 → MTWEPQPDGLSQIITLLKQSQSTDNMVQRNVQMKLEELNQYPDFNNYLIYVLTKLTSEDEPTRSLSGLILKNNIRIHGTQLQPVIIEYIKQECLMALGDPSPLIRATAGILITTIANKGGLQNWPELLPTLCDMLDSQDYSVCEGAFGALQKICEDSADTLDSTDLNRPLNIMIPKFLQFFRHSSPKIRSNAIACINQFIINRNQALMVHIDTFIENLFHLSSDDDREVRKNVCRGLVMLLDVRMDRLMPHMNSIIEYMLIRTQDSDETSLEACEFWLTLAEQTICKEVLTPHLPRLVPVLVRGMKYSDIDIIILKGDVEEDEMIPDRDEDIKPRFHKSRTHTQKPSIGTGASGNDGAVRSMEGNDDDEDIDDPYDDMDDDSNLSDWNLRKCSAAALDVLANVFKDDFLPILLPILKETLFHEEWVIKESGILALGAIAEGCMNGMVTHLPELIPYLIVCLSDKKALVRSITCWTLSRYAHWVVSQPHDQYLKPLMKELLKRILDANKRVQEAACSAFATLEEEACTELVPYLGFILDTLVFAFRKYQHKNLLILYDAIGTLADSVGHHLNKPEYISMLMPPLIEKWNNLKDEDKDLFPLLECLSSVATALHSGFLPYSEPVYRRCISLVQQTLNQDLASTTSPGQFEQPDKDFMIVALDLLSGLAEGLDCYIESLVSSSNIMQLLYQCMQDSMPEVRQSSFALLGDLTKACFQHVHPHIADFLPILGHNLNPEYISVCNNATWAIGEISIKLMEDTKPYIPMVLAPLIEIINNTNTPKTLLENTAITIGRLGLVCPVEVAPSLQQFVRQWCSSLRNIRDNEEKDSAFRGMCQMITVNPVGVVPDFIFFCDAAASWMTPKKDLHDMLHKILHGFKMQVGEENWSRFVEQFPPQLSERLAVMYSI, encoded by the exons ATGACGTGGGAACCGCAACCGGATGGCCTGAGCCAAATCATCACCCTGCTGAAGCAATCACAATCAACGGATAACATGGTTCAGCGAAACGTCCAGATG AAATTGGAAGAGCTCAACCAGTACCCGGATTTTAACAACTATCTCATTTACGTGCTGACGAAGCTCACTTCCGAGGATGAACCAACGCGATCACTTTCGGGATTGATACTAAAAAACAACATCCGCATCCATGGCACGCAGCTGCAGCCGGTGATTATCGAGTACATCAAACAGGAATGTCTCATGGCACTCGGTGACCCATCGCCGCTGATCCGAGCCACCGCCGGCATTCTTATTACGACCATCGCCAACAAGGGCGGCCTGCAGAACTGGCCCGAACTCTTGCCGACGCTGTGTGATATGCTCGATTCGCAGGACTACAGTGTATGCGAGGGAGCGTTTGGAGCATTACAGAAAATCTGCGAGGACTCGGCCGATACGCTTGACAGCACCGACCTGAACCGCCCGTTGAACATCATGATCCCGAAGTTTCTGCAGTTCTTCCGCCACTCGAGTCCCAAGATCCGGTCGAATGCGATAGCCTGCATCAACCAGTTTATCATAAATCGAAACCAGGCGCTGATGGTTCACATCGATACCTTCATCGAGAACCTGTTCCACCTATCATCGGATGACGACCGCGAGGTGCGGAAAAATGTCTGCCGGGGATTGGTCATGTTGCTGGACGTACGCATGGATCGACTAATGCCGCACATGAACAGTATCATCGAGTACATGCTGATTCGTACACAAGACTCGGACGAAACGTCGCTGGAGGCATGTGAATTTTGGTTGACGCTTGCAGAACAAACCATTTGCAAGGAGGTCCTGACGCCACACTTGCCACGCCTcgtgccggtgctggtgcgaGGCATGAAGTACAgcgacatcgacatcatcatcTTGAAGGGAGACGTAGAGGAGGACGAAATGATCCCGGACCGCGACGAAGATATCAAGCCTCGGTTCCACAAATCTCGCACCCATACGCAAAAACCTTCGATTGGCACCGGAGCTAGCGGGAACGACGGTGCGGTACGCTCGATGGAGggcaacgatgacgacgaggacaTTGACGATCCGTATGACGATATGGATGACGATAGCAATTTGTCCGATTGGAACCTGCGAAAGTGCAGCGCGGCTGCGCTGGACGTGCTGGCCAACGTCTTCAAGGATGACTTCCTTCCTATCCTGCTGCCTATCCTCAAGGAGACACTGTTCCACGAAGAGTGGGTGATCAAGGAGAGCGGAATTTTGGCGCTAGGTGCGATCGCTGAGGGTTGCATGAACGGTATGGTGACGCATCTGCCCGAGCTTATACCGTATCTGATCGTGTGTCTCTCGGACAAGAAGGCTCTCGTGCGCTCCATCACCTGCTGGACGCTGTCGCGTTATGCGCACTGGGTCGTTAGTCAGCCCCACGATCAGTATCTAAAGCCGCTGATGAAGGAACTGCTGAAGCGCATTCTGGATGCCAACAAACGCGTCCAAGAGGCGGCCTGTTCGGCTTTTGCCACGCTGGAAGAGGAGGCATGTACAGAACTGGTGCCCTACCTGGGCTTTATATTAGACACacttgtttttgctttccgcAAGTACCAGCATAAGAATCTGCTGATCCTGTACGACGCAATCGGTACGCTGGCCGATTCTGTAGGGCACCATCTGAACAAGCCGGAATACATCAGCATGCTGATGCCACCGTTGATCGAGAAGTGGAACAATCTAAAGGACGAAGACAAAGATCTGTTCCCGCTGCTAGAGTGTCTCTCGAGCGTTGCAACGGCACTCCATTCCGGTTTCCTACCCTACTCGGAGCCGGTCTATCGCCGGTGTATTTCGCTGGTTCAGCAAACGTTGAATCAGGATCTAGCAAGCACCACCAGCCCGGGACAGTTCGAGCAGCCGGACAAGGATTTCATGATCGTCGCGTTGGATTTACTCTCTGGATTGGCGGAGGGCTTAGATTGCTACATCGAATCGCTCGTTTCGAGCAGCAACATCATGCAATTGCTTTACCAGTGCATGCAGGATTCGATGCCAGAG GTACGGCAGTCGTCTTTCGCCTTGCTCGGGGATTTGACCAAGGCTTGCTTCCAGCACGTACATCCACACATTGCAGACTTTTTACCCATCCTGGGCCACAATTTGAATCCGGAGTATATTTCAGTTTGCAACAATGCAACATGGGCGATTGGAGAAATCAGCATCAAGCTAA TGGAAGACACTAAACCGTACATTCCAATGGTGTTAGCACCTCTGATTGAAATCATTAACAACACCAACACGCCGAAGACTTTGCTGGAAAATACCG CGATAACAATTGGGCGTCTAGGTCTCGTGTGTCCCGTAGAGGTGGCCCCCTCATTGCAACAGTTTGTGCGGCAGTG GTGTTCGTCATTGCGTAACATTCGCGATAATGAGGAAAAGGATTCCGCCTTCCGTGGGATGTGTCAAATGATCACGGTCAATCCGGTCGGCGTAGTGCCcgatttcatatttttctgcGACGCCGCCGCCTCGTGGATGACTCCGAAGAAGGATTTACACGATATGCTACACAAG ATTCTTCATGGTTTCAAGATGCAAGTGGGAGAGGAAAATTGGAGCCGTTTCGTAGAGCAGTTCCCGCCGCAGTTGAGCGAACGGTTGGCTGTAATGTACAGCATCTAA